The Chryseobacterium sp. JV274 sequence AAGGCCAATCTGGAAATTGAAAAGCTGATCAATATTACCAAAACAGCTCAGAGAAAAGCCAATATTTATCTGGCTGTCATAGGGGTTTTACTTCTTTTCGGTCTATTTGGACTCGTAGTGTACCAGTTCAATCTTTCTAATGATATTCAGTACTTTCTGAATAAGGACGGTCATATTTTTTACTGGATGTTATTTGCAGGTTTTATGGCAGAAATTGTGGCCGGATCCATGGGAATGGGCTACGGAGTAATATGTACCACAATACTTTTATTGCTTAATGTTCCACCACCTGTTGTAAGTGCAAGCATTCACTCTGCAGAATCTTTTACGACGGCAGCTGGAAGTTTCAGTCACTATAAACTGGGAAATGTCAATAAAAAAATGGTGTGGGTATTGTTCCCGCTGGCTATTGTAGGTTCAGTTATTGGAGCATTAACCCTTTCTCATTATGGCGAGCAGTATGCTCATATTGTAAAACCCATTATTGCCTTCTATACCCTTTATCTTGGAATCAACATTTTAAAAAATGCTTTCAAAGATAAAAAAACACAGCAAGGCAAAACCAAACGAAGAACAAATCTCAGAATACTAGGTTTGGTAGGAGGCTTTATTGATTCCTTTGCTGGAGGAGGCTGGGGACCGCTTGTTACCGGAACCCTGATCAAAGAGGGAAGAATTCCCCGTTATGTAGTAGGAAGCTCTACTGTAGCCAAGTTTTTGCTGACTGTAACGAGCGCAATTACCTTCATCTTTACAATCGGTATTCATCATTGGAATATTGTTTTGGGGCTTTTGCTGGGTGGTGTTTTTACGGCACCGTTTTCTGCAATGCTTACCGCAAAACTTCCAACGAAGAAAATGTTTGTCGTGGTAGGAATCGTAGTCATCCTGATGAGCCTTGTTACAATAACAAAATCAATCTTTTCATGATAAAATCAATAATCAAAAGAATCAGACATACAATTTAGAGAAGAAGTCTATTTATTTTAGCGCAAAGATTTTAATGTTTTACTTTATTGAGGTAACAAAAGGGGAAAATCAATGATACAGTCTATTGACAACTATCATTACTCATTTTTAGTAAAAATCTGAAACCATTAAATCTTTGCGTTTTTTATTTTAAATGCTTTTTTAAGAAACAAAAACTTAATAGTATCATTTTCACATTATAAGAGGGCAAGATATAGTTCTTTTATCTCACGCTGATTTTGCAGATATATAAAATCTGCACAATCGTCTTAATCTGCGAGAAAAATTAGAACACCTCTGATTTCCAATAAAAAACAGCTCCCAAAAGAGAGCTGTCTATAATAGTTAGTTATTTCCAGATTTTGTTTTTCTGAAAGTATCAATTCCAAATCCTGTACAGCCCTGAAACAAAAACAGAAGCAAAAATAGGAGGTATAACATCTGAGGCAGGTATAGAAAATAGCCAAGCCATGTAAAAGGATCC is a genomic window containing:
- a CDS encoding TSUP family transporter, with the protein product MSNSLYPIFLKLENLSLLIIGGGKVALEKLESVLGNSPDTSITLVAKEIIPEINTLQHKFSNIILHERAYDDHDFNDMDLAIIAVNDVVLAGEIREKAQEKNVLVNIADKPDLCDFYLGSIVKKGSLKIAISTNGKSPTIAKRLRETFTEVIPDEMDHVLDNMQDIRNKLTGDFNYKVKELNKITTEYLSDGNLSSKANLEIEKLINITKTAQRKANIYLAVIGVLLLFGLFGLVVYQFNLSNDIQYFLNKDGHIFYWMLFAGFMAEIVAGSMGMGYGVICTTILLLLNVPPPVVSASIHSAESFTTAAGSFSHYKLGNVNKKMVWVLFPLAIVGSVIGALTLSHYGEQYAHIVKPIIAFYTLYLGINILKNAFKDKKTQQGKTKRRTNLRILGLVGGFIDSFAGGGWGPLVTGTLIKEGRIPRYVVGSSTVAKFLLTVTSAITFIFTIGIHHWNIVLGLLLGGVFTAPFSAMLTAKLPTKKMFVVVGIVVILMSLVTITKSIFS